One Hominilimicola fabiformis DNA window includes the following coding sequences:
- the rpoB gene encoding DNA-directed RNA polymerase subunit beta, with the protein MVHEVEVGKNVRLSYSKIKEVLDMPNLIEVQKDSYKWFLEEGLKEIFHDISPITDHAGKLVLEFFDYRLDYNSKYSVEECKERDTKYAAPLRVSVRLINTETGEIKEQEIFMGDFPLMTEQGTFVINGAERVIVSQLVRSPGIYYEFERDKTGKPLYSSTVIPYRGAWLEYETDSNDVFSVRIDRTRKLPVTVLLRAMGLGSNAEILDVFGEDIRLLATFEKDTTESREEGLLEIYKRLRPGEPLNVENAESLIMNMFFDPRRYDLAKVGRYKFNKKLAISARIKGKTLAEPVADPRTGEIIANEGDAISADLAMQIERAGVNQVELFVEGKKVRVFSNNMIYLDEYVDFEVEDFPVKKVRKAIIEEILENAETEDEIKEQLWARIDELAPKHIIIDDMFASVNYCLNLANGIGNVDDIDHLGNRRVRCVGELLQNQFRIGLARMERTVRERMSTQELEIITPTSLINIRPIIATINEFFGSSQLSQFMDQNNPLAELRHKRRISALGPGGLSRERAGFEVRDIHYSHYGRMCPIETPEGPNIGLITSLATFAKINQYGFIEAPYRKVDKETGRVTDEIVYMTADTEDEFVIAQANEPLDEEGRFIDKKVSARYRDEILEVPGSRIDYMDISPRQLVSVVTACIPFLENDDANRALMGSNMQCQAVPLLTTDSPIVGTGIEHKIAKDSGSAVLTKEDGVVEKVAADQIVIKGDSGIRHTHKLIKFARSNQSCCINYRPIVKEGERVKRNDIIADGPAMDNGELALGKNILIGFMTWEGYNYEDAVLISEELVKNDVFTSIHVEEYECEARDTKLGPEEITRDIPNVSEDTLKDLDEQGIIRIGAEVHAGDILVGKVTPKGETELTAEERLLRAIFGEKAREVRDTSLRVPHGEQGIIIDVKKFTRENGDELSPGVNEVVRCVIAQKRKISVGDKMAGRHGNKGVVSRVLPQEDMPFLEDGTPLQIVLNPLGVPSRMNIGQVLEMHLGYAYRCLSLKTREQLENTIIDDNFRQNIIDAKSKAREGRFIKLATPVFDGAQDEDIKLAFKEAGLRPDFKSVVYDGRTGEKFDNPVTVGVMYYLKLHHLVDDKIHARSTGPYSLVTQQPLGGKAQFGGQRFGEMEVWALEAYGAAYTLQEILTVKSDDIVGRVKTYEAIVKGENIPKSGIPESFKVLVKELQSLALDIKILNHNMEEIDLDASFEDEDEGVVSEELVQTMEDKDGITDTFDENDLNDASMVLDDSDENDFGVDDSDDIDFGDDDEI; encoded by the coding sequence ATGGTGCATGAAGTAGAAGTAGGAAAAAATGTGCGTCTAAGCTATTCGAAAATTAAAGAAGTTTTGGATATGCCTAATCTTATAGAGGTACAGAAAGACTCCTATAAGTGGTTTCTTGAAGAAGGTCTAAAGGAAATATTCCACGATATTTCTCCTATAACAGACCACGCCGGTAAGCTTGTACTTGAATTTTTTGATTACAGATTGGATTACAATTCAAAGTACAGCGTTGAAGAATGTAAGGAAAGGGATACAAAGTATGCCGCTCCTTTGAGAGTAAGCGTAAGACTTATTAACACTGAAACAGGCGAAATTAAGGAACAGGAAATATTTATGGGTGATTTCCCTCTAATGACAGAGCAGGGAACATTCGTTATTAACGGTGCTGAACGTGTAATCGTCAGCCAACTTGTACGTTCACCGGGTATTTATTACGAATTTGAGCGTGATAAGACAGGTAAACCGCTTTACAGTTCAACAGTTATTCCTTACAGAGGTGCATGGCTTGAATATGAAACAGATTCAAACGATGTTTTCTCGGTAAGAATAGACAGAACAAGAAAACTGCCGGTAACAGTTCTTTTAAGAGCAATGGGACTTGGTTCAAATGCCGAAATACTTGACGTATTCGGTGAGGATATAAGACTTCTTGCAACATTTGAAAAAGATACTACGGAATCAAGAGAAGAAGGACTTCTTGAAATTTATAAAAGACTTCGTCCGGGTGAACCTCTTAACGTAGAAAATGCAGAATCACTTATAATGAATATGTTCTTCGATCCGAGAAGATATGATCTTGCTAAGGTCGGAAGATATAAATTTAATAAAAAGCTTGCTATTTCGGCAAGAATTAAAGGCAAAACACTTGCAGAACCTGTTGCAGACCCGAGAACAGGCGAAATAATCGCTAATGAGGGTGACGCAATAAGTGCGGATTTGGCTATGCAAATCGAAAGAGCAGGTGTAAATCAGGTTGAATTGTTTGTTGAAGGTAAAAAGGTAAGAGTATTCTCTAACAATATGATTTACCTTGACGAGTATGTTGACTTTGAAGTTGAAGATTTTCCTGTTAAAAAGGTTAGAAAAGCAATTATTGAAGAAATACTTGAAAATGCCGAAACAGAAGATGAAATCAAGGAACAGCTATGGGCAAGAATTGATGAACTTGCTCCTAAGCATATAATTATCGACGATATGTTTGCGTCTGTAAACTATTGTCTAAACCTTGCTAACGGCATAGGTAATGTTGATGACATCGACCACCTTGGAAACAGACGTGTTCGTTGTGTTGGTGAACTTCTTCAAAACCAATTCAGAATTGGTCTTGCTCGTATGGAAAGAACAGTAAGAGAAAGAATGTCAACACAGGAACTTGAAATTATAACACCTACATCATTAATTAATATAAGACCGATAATTGCGACAATAAACGAATTTTTCGGTTCATCACAGTTGTCACAGTTTATGGACCAGAACAACCCTCTTGCCGAACTTCGTCATAAGAGAAGAATTTCAGCACTTGGTCCGGGCGGTCTTTCAAGAGAAAGAGCCGGATTTGAAGTTCGTGATATTCACTATTCTCACTACGGCAGAATGTGTCCTATCGAAACTCCTGAAGGTCCTAACATCGGTTTGATTACATCACTTGCAACATTCGCAAAGATTAATCAATACGGATTTATTGAGGCACCTTACAGAAAAGTTGATAAGGAAACAGGTCGTGTAACAGATGAAATCGTTTATATGACAGCCGATACCGAAGATGAATTTGTAATCGCGCAGGCGAACGAACCTCTTGATGAGGAAGGACGTTTTATAGATAAAAAGGTTTCTGCCCGTTATAGAGATGAAATCTTGGAAGTACCGGGTTCAAGAATTGACTATATGGATATTTCGCCGAGACAGCTTGTATCGGTTGTTACGGCTTGTATCCCATTCCTTGAAAACGATGACGCTAACAGAGCACTTATGGGTTCTAACATGCAGTGTCAGGCAGTGCCTCTTTTGACAACGGATTCTCCTATCGTCGGTACAGGTATCGAACATAAGATAGCTAAAGACTCCGGTAGTGCCGTACTTACAAAGGAAGACGGTGTAGTTGAAAAAGTTGCCGCAGACCAAATCGTAATTAAGGGTGACAGCGGTATCAGACATACGCACAAACTTATTAAGTTTGCACGTTCAAACCAAAGCTGTTGTATCAACTACAGACCTATCGTTAAAGAGGGCGAAAGAGTTAAGAGAAACGACATAATCGCCGACGGTCCTGCTATGGATAACGGTGAACTTGCACTAGGTAAGAATATTCTTATCGGTTTTATGACTTGGGAAGGTTATAACTACGAGGACGCTGTTCTTATCAGTGAAGAACTTGTTAAAAATGATGTGTTCACATCAATTCACGTTGAAGAATATGAATGTGAAGCACGTGATACAAAACTTGGTCCTGAAGAAATTACAAGAGATATTCCTAACGTATCGGAAGATACTCTAAAGGACCTTGACGAACAGGGTATTATCAGAATCGGTGCGGAAGTACACGCAGGTGATATTCTTGTCGGTAAAGTTACACCAAAGGGTGAAACAGAGCTTACAGCAGAAGAAAGACTTCTTCGTGCAATTTTCGGTGAAAAGGCAAGAGAAGTAAGAGATACATCACTTCGTGTTCCACACGGTGAACAGGGTATAATTATAGATGTTAAGAAGTTCACAAGAGAAAACGGCGATGAATTGTCACCGGGCGTAAATGAAGTTGTACGTTGTGTTATCGCTCAAAAGAGAAAGATTTCTGTCGGCGATAAGATGGCAGGCCGTCACGGTAATAAGGGTGTCGTTTCAAGAGTATTGCCGCAGGAAGATATGCCATTCCTTGAAGACGGTACACCACTACAAATCGTTCTTAACCCTTTGGGCGTGCCTTCTCGTATGAATATCGGTCAGGTGCTTGAAATGCACTTGGGCTACGCATACAGATGTCTAAGCTTAAAGACTCGTGAACAGCTTGAAAATACAATTATTGACGATAATTTCAGACAAAATATAATTGACGCTAAGTCAAAGGCAAGAGAAGGAAGATTTATTAAACTTGCAACTCCTGTATTTGACGGTGCACAGGACGAAGATATAAAACTTGCATTTAAAGAGGCAGGTTTAAGACCTGACTTTAAGTCAGTCGTATATGACGGACGTACGGGTGAAAAGTTTGATAACCCTGTTACAGTCGGTGTCATGTATTACTTGAAACTTCACCATCTTGTTGATGATAAGATTCACGCACGTTCAACAGGTCCTTACTCACTTGTTACTCAACAGCCTTTGGGCGGTAAAGCTCAGTTCGGCGGTCAGCGTTTCGGTGAAATGGAAGTTTGGGCTTTGGAGGCTTACGGTGCCGCTTATACATTGCAGGAAATCCTGACAGTTAAATCTGACGATATTGTCGGTCGTGTTAAGACATACGAGGCAATCGTTAAGGGTGAAAATATTCCTAAGTCAGGTATTCCTGAATCATTTAAGGTACTTGTTAAGGAACTTCAGTCACTTGCACTTGATATTAAGATTCTTAATCATAATATGGAAGAAATCGACCTTGACGCATCATTTGAAGATGAGGACGAAGGTGTTGTAAGCGAAGAACTTGTACAAACAATGGAGGACAAGGACGGAATTACAGATACTTTTGATGAAAATGATCTTAATGATGCAAGTATGGTTTTGGATGATTCAGACGAAAATGATTTCGGCGTTGATGATTCTGATGATATTGATTTCGGCGATGACGACGAAATATAA
- a CDS encoding DnaD domain protein: protein MLKFSCNIDYIPVSVDFIENYMPEANGAYVKVYLLALSLAVYGYEMSASSIASQLNLLESDVINAFDYWNKKGALKYDKDSGNISFSAKEENMNVSISTRQAEPIQNTESSPSKKSIDQVSNAMTQNKELADLCLLAQEILGKTLTNSEIETLYYFYDELQLSPEVITILLEYCVSNGKKNMNYIEKVAISWNKNGIFTIDAADKFITAEKEKNGYEYKIRKLFGIENRNLSKTEENYLKTWHDKFLMDEDMVELAYEYCIMQTTKLSFPYINSILKRWHELNIHNIADAKKDHEDFKTKNKSQKDLSVYDDNNINYDELEEIMRDKM, encoded by the coding sequence ATGCTTAAATTTAGTTGTAATATTGATTATATCCCCGTATCGGTGGATTTTATAGAAAATTATATGCCTGAGGCAAACGGTGCTTATGTTAAAGTATACCTGCTTGCACTGTCTCTTGCGGTTTACGGATATGAAATGTCCGCAAGCAGTATTGCAAGTCAGCTTAATTTGCTTGAAAGCGATGTTATAAACGCATTTGACTATTGGAATAAAAAAGGTGCTTTGAAATATGATAAAGACAGCGGAAATATCAGTTTTTCCGCTAAAGAAGAAAATATGAACGTAAGCATTTCCACAAGACAAGCCGAGCCTATTCAAAATACAGAAAGCAGTCCAAGTAAAAAGAGTATAGACCAAGTTTCAAATGCTATGACTCAAAATAAAGAACTTGCCGATTTATGCTTACTTGCACAGGAAATACTCGGTAAAACACTTACAAACAGTGAAATTGAAACACTTTATTATTTTTATGATGAACTTCAGCTTTCACCGGAAGTTATAACAATATTGCTTGAATACTGTGTTTCAAACGGCAAAAAAAATATGAACTATATCGAAAAAGTAGCCATATCGTGGAATAAAAACGGTATATTCACTATAGACGCTGCCGATAAATTTATAACAGCCGAAAAAGAGAAAAACGGCTACGAATATAAAATCAGAAAGCTTTTCGGTATTGAAAACAGAAACCTTTCAAAAACAGAAGAAAATTATCTAAAAACGTGGCACGATAAATTTTTGATGGATGAAGATATGGTTGAACTTGCATATGAGTATTGCATTATGCAGACAACAAAACTCTCGTTTCCATATATCAACTCAATTTTAAAACGTTGGCACGAACTTAATATTCATAATATTGCCGACGCAAAGAAAGACCACGAAGATTTTAAGACAAAAAATAAATCTCAAAAAGATTTGAGCGTTTATGATGATAATAATATTAATTATGATGAACTTGAAGAAATAATGCGTGATAAGATGTAA
- the gap gene encoding type I glyceraldehyde-3-phosphate dehydrogenase has translation MAVKVAINGFGRIGRLAFRQMFGAEGYEVVAINDLTSPKMLAHLLKYDSSQGKYEKADTVSAGEDSITVDGKEIKIYAFPDANNCPWGDLDVDVVLECSGFYTSKEKAQAHINAGAKKVVISAPAGNDLPTIVYNVNHETLKKGDNIISAASCTTNCLAPMADALNKYAPIQSGIMCTIHAYTGDQMTLDGPQRKGDLRRSRAAAVNIVPNSTGAAKAIGLVIPELNGKLIGSAQRVPTPTGSTTILTAVVKGDVTVDGINAAMKAASNESFGYNTDEIVSSDIVGMRYGSLFDSTQTMVAEIGDGLYEVQVVSWYDNENSYTSQMVRTIKYFSENC, from the coding sequence ATGGCAGTTAAAGTTGCGATTAACGGATTCGGACGTATTGGACGTCTTGCATTCAGACAGATGTTCGGCGCAGAGGGTTATGAAGTTGTTGCTATCAACGACCTTACAAGCCCAAAGATGCTTGCTCATCTACTAAAGTATGATTCATCACAAGGTAAGTATGAAAAGGCTGATACAGTTTCAGCAGGTGAAGATTCAATCACAGTTGATGGTAAGGAAATCAAAATCTACGCTTTCCCTGATGCAAATAATTGTCCATGGGGCGACCTTGACGTAGACGTAGTTCTTGAATGCTCAGGTTTCTATACATCAAAGGAAAAGGCTCAGGCTCATATCAATGCCGGTGCTAAGAAAGTTGTTATTTCAGCTCCTGCAGGCAACGACCTACCAACAATCGTTTACAACGTAAACCACGAAACACTAAAGAAGGGCGACAACATCATTTCAGCTGCTTCTTGTACAACAAACTGCTTGGCTCCTATGGCAGACGCACTTAACAAGTACGCTCCAATTCAGTCAGGTATCATGTGCACAATTCACGCTTACACAGGTGACCAAATGACTCTTGACGGTCCTCAAAGAAAGGGTGACCTAAGAAGATCAAGAGCTGCTGCTGTAAACATCGTTCCTAACTCAACAGGTGCTGCAAAGGCTATCGGTCTTGTTATTCCTGAACTAAACGGTAAGCTTATCGGCTCAGCTCAGAGAGTTCCAACTCCAACAGGTTCAACAACAATCCTTACAGCTGTTGTTAAGGGTGACGTTACAGTTGACGGTATCAACGCTGCTATGAAGGCTGCTTCAAACGAATCATTCGGTTACAACACAGATGAAATCGTTTCATCAGATATCGTTGGTATGAGATACGGTTCACTATTCGATTCAACACAAACAATGGTTGCTGAAATCGGTGACGGTCTTTACGAAGTACAAGTTGTTTCATGGTATGATAACGAAAACTCATACACATCACAGATGGTTAGAACAATTAAGTATTTCTCAGAAAATTGCTAA
- the rpoC gene encoding DNA-directed RNA polymerase subunit beta', translating to MLEFNSFEAIKIGLASPETILSWSHGEVLKPETINYRTLKPEKDGLFCEKIFGPTKDWECHCGKYKKIRFKGKVCERCGVEVTKAKVRRERMGHIALATPVSHIWYFKGVPSSMGLIIDLSPRQLEKVLYFASYIVTDPGTSNLMQNQILSETEYREAYEKYGDKFKAGMGAEAIKTLLERIDLEELSRELKEELDATQGQKKARIIKRLEIVEAFRLSGNRPEWMIMTVIPVIPPELRPMVQLDGGRFATSDLNDLYRRVINRNNRLKRLLELGAPDIIIRNEKRMLQEAVDALINNGRRGRTVTGPGNRPLKSLSDMLKGKQGRFRQNLLGKRVDYSGRSVIVVGPEMKIYQCGVPKEMAIELFKPFVMKELVSRGLAHNIKSAKRMVERTKPEVWDVLEDVIKEHPVLLNRAPTLHRLGIQAFEPKLVEGRALKLHPLVCTAYNADFDGDQMAIHVPLSPEAQAEARFLMLSANNLLKPQDGHPVTVPTQDMILGSYYLTIQKEHYDRIIDTILDDEPKINVLIERLSDMEQEENVVIYNEEEPIKSFTDVREALKYMRELPEVAMNETEIHANPVTLVLPNKSLQISLKKLISEAKKLVIKKYTTFDEALLAYYNHEVTLHERILVEVTKKINGVEKSKLIGTTVGRIIFNNNIPQHIGYIDRSNPENEFDLEIDFVVGKKQLGKIIDKCIRVCGTSETAEVLDKIKATGYKYSTRGAITVAVSDIEVPEKKQVILADAEKQVEGIMQKYQMGLLTNEERYQQTIKIWAKASSDVTDAMMEHLGEFNPIFMMADSGARGSVNQIRQLAAMRGLMADTQGRTVEIPIRANFREGLNVLEYFISSHGARKGLTDTALRTADSGYLTRRLVDVSQDVIVREIDCGTDEGEWVTEITDGKESIEPLYDRIVGRTAMQDVIHPETGEVLAKNGELITDVQANNIVNAGIEKVYIRSVLTCKSKIGVCAKCYGTNLATGELVNVGEAVGIIAAQSIGEPGTQLTMRTFHAGGVASGSDITQGLPRVEELFEARRPKGLAIISEIGGTITVTESKRKREVTVANDQTGEAKTYTIPYGSSIKVHDGDVIEAGDELTMGSVNPNDILHIRGPHAVQVYIAREVQRTYRMQGVDINDKHVEVITRQMLRKVRVEEAGETDLLIGSLVDRFELEEANERVKEKGGTEFATASPVLLGITKASLATESFLSAASFQETTKVLTDAAIKGKVDPLLGLKENVIIGKLIPAGTGMSMYKDINITIDGEEVDNEEIE from the coding sequence ATGTTAGAATTTAACAGCTTTGAGGCAATTAAAATCGGTTTAGCTTCTCCCGAGACAATACTAAGTTGGTCACACGGTGAAGTTTTAAAGCCTGAAACCATAAACTACCGTACTCTTAAGCCTGAAAAGGACGGATTATTCTGTGAAAAGATTTTCGGTCCTACAAAGGATTGGGAGTGTCACTGTGGTAAATATAAGAAAATCAGATTTAAAGGAAAGGTCTGCGAACGCTGCGGAGTTGAAGTAACAAAAGCAAAAGTAAGACGTGAAAGAATGGGACATATTGCTCTTGCAACTCCTGTTTCACATATTTGGTATTTCAAAGGTGTTCCGTCATCAATGGGACTTATCATTGACCTTTCTCCAAGACAGCTTGAAAAGGTACTTTACTTTGCATCATATATTGTAACTGATCCGGGTACTTCAAACCTTATGCAAAATCAGATTCTTTCAGAGACTGAATATCGTGAGGCATATGAAAAGTATGGAGATAAGTTCAAAGCAGGTATGGGTGCAGAGGCTATCAAGACTTTGCTTGAAAGAATTGATCTTGAAGAACTTTCAAGAGAATTAAAGGAAGAGCTTGACGCTACACAAGGACAAAAGAAAGCAAGAATTATTAAAAGACTTGAAATTGTAGAGGCATTCAGACTTTCGGGTAACAGACCTGAATGGATGATTATGACTGTTATTCCGGTAATTCCGCCGGAACTTAGACCTATGGTACAGCTTGACGGCGGACGTTTTGCAACGTCTGACCTTAACGACCTTTACAGACGAGTTATAAACAGAAACAATCGTTTAAAAAGACTTCTTGAACTTGGCGCTCCTGATATTATTATCAGAAACGAAAAACGTATGTTACAAGAGGCTGTTGACGCACTTATCAATAACGGTCGTCGCGGAAGAACTGTAACAGGACCGGGTAACAGACCGCTAAAATCACTTTCGGATATGCTTAAAGGTAAGCAGGGACGTTTCCGTCAAAACTTGCTTGGTAAGCGTGTTGACTACTCAGGTCGTAGCGTTATCGTTGTAGGTCCGGAAATGAAGATTTATCAGTGCGGTGTGCCAAAAGAAATGGCTATCGAATTGTTTAAGCCTTTCGTAATGAAAGAACTTGTATCTCGCGGACTTGCACATAATATAAAGAGTGCAAAGAGAATGGTTGAGAGAACAAAGCCGGAAGTTTGGGACGTTCTTGAGGACGTAATTAAGGAGCATCCTGTACTTCTAAACCGTGCGCCTACACTTCACAGACTTGGTATTCAAGCATTTGAGCCAAAACTTGTTGAAGGACGTGCTCTAAAACTTCATCCGCTTGTATGTACGGCTTATAACGCCGACTTCGACGGTGACCAGATGGCTATCCACGTTCCTCTTTCACCGGAGGCACAGGCCGAGGCACGTTTCCTAATGCTTTCAGCAAATAACTTGCTTAAACCGCAGGACGGACACCCTGTAACTGTTCCTACACAGGATATGATTTTGGGTTCTTACTACCTGACAATTCAAAAGGAACATTATGACAGAATTATTGATACAATTCTTGATGATGAACCTAAAATCAATGTATTAATCGAAAGACTTTCTGATATGGAACAGGAAGAAAACGTTGTTATATACAATGAAGAAGAACCAATCAAGAGCTTTACTGATGTAAGAGAGGCTCTTAAATATATGAGAGAGTTGCCGGAAGTTGCAATGAATGAAACAGAAATTCACGCAAATCCTGTAACTTTGGTATTACCTAATAAATCACTTCAAATTTCACTAAAGAAATTAATAAGTGAGGCTAAGAAACTTGTAATAAAGAAGTATACTACATTTGATGAGGCACTTCTTGCTTATTATAACCACGAAGTAACTCTGCACGAAAGAATTCTTGTTGAAGTTACAAAGAAGATTAACGGAGTAGAAAAGTCAAAACTTATCGGTACAACTGTCGGTAGAATTATATTCAATAATAATATTCCTCAGCATATCGGTTATATTGACAGATCAAATCCTGAAAATGAATTTGACCTTGAAATCGACTTTGTTGTAGGTAAGAAACAGCTTGGTAAAATTATTGATAAGTGTATCAGAGTTTGCGGTACTTCAGAAACAGCCGAAGTGCTTGATAAGATTAAGGCCACAGGTTATAAGTATTCTACAAGAGGTGCTATAACTGTTGCCGTATCAGATATCGAAGTTCCTGAAAAGAAACAAGTTATCCTTGCTGACGCTGAAAAGCAAGTCGAAGGAATTATGCAAAAGTATCAGATGGGTCTTCTTACAAATGAAGAACGTTATCAACAGACAATTAAAATTTGGGCAAAGGCTTCATCTGATGTCACAGACGCCATGATGGAACACCTTGGTGAGTTCAACCCAATCTTTATGATGGCTGACTCAGGTGCCCGTGGTAGCGTTAACCAAATTCGTCAGCTTGCAGCTATGCGTGGACTTATGGCGGATACACAGGGTAGAACAGTCGAAATTCCTATCCGTGCTAACTTCCGAGAAGGTCTTAACGTACTTGAATACTTCATTTCATCACACGGTGCGCGTAAAGGTCTTACAGATACAGCTCTTAGAACAGCCGACTCAGGTTACCTTACTCGTCGTCTTGTTGACGTATCACAGGATGTTATCGTTCGTGAAATCGACTGCGGTACTGATGAAGGCGAATGGGTAACTGAAATCACTGACGGTAAAGAAAGTATCGAACCGCTATATGACCGTATCGTCGGCCGTACAGCTATGCAGGATGTTATTCACCCTGAAACAGGCGAAGTTCTTGCAAAGAACGGTGAACTTATAACAGACGTACAGGCTAATAATATTGTTAATGCCGGTATCGAAAAAGTATATATCAGAAGCGTACTTACTTGTAAGTCAAAAATTGGTGTTTGTGCTAAATGTTACGGTACAAACCTTGCTACAGGTGAACTTGTTAATGTCGGTGAGGCAGTTGGTATTATTGCCGCACAGTCAATCGGTGAACCGGGTACACAGCTTACAATGCGTACTTTCCACGCCGGCGGTGTTGCGTCAGGCAGCGATATTACACAGGGTCTTCCTCGTGTCGAGGAACTTTTCGAGGCAAGACGTCCAAAGGGTCTTGCTATAATCTCAGAAATCGGCGGTACAATTACTGTAACAGAATCAAAGCGTAAGAGAGAAGTTACAGTTGCCAATGACCAGACAGGTGAAGCTAAGACTTACACAATTCCATACGGTTCAAGTATTAAAGTTCATGACGGTGACGTTATTGAGGCGGGTGACGAACTTACAATGGGTTCTGTAAACCCTAATGATATTCTTCATATCAGAGGTCCTCATGCCGTTCAGGTTTATATCGCACGTGAAGTTCAGAGAACATACCGTATGCAGGGTGTTGACATCAACGATAAGCACGTCGAAGTTATCACACGTCAAATGTTGCGTAAGGTTAGAGTTGAAGAGGCAGGCGAAACTGATCTTCTTATCGGTTCACTTGTTGATAGGTTTGAACTTGAAGAGGCAAACGAGAGAGTTAAGGAAAAGGGCGGTACTGAATTTGCAACTGCATCTCCTGTACTTCTTGGTATCACTAAGGCTTCTCTTGCAACCGAATCATTCCTTTCAGCCGCATCATTCCAGGAAACAACAAAGGTTCTTACAGATGCAGCTATTAAGGGTAAGGTTGACCCACTTCTTGGTCTAAAGGAAAATGTTATCATCGGTAAACTTATTCCTGCCGGTACAGGTATGAGTATGTATAAAGATATTAATATTACTATCGACGGCGAAGAAGTTGACAACGAAGAAATAGAATAA
- a CDS encoding RsmF rRNA methyltransferase first C-terminal domain-containing protein: MRLPEKFEDRMKKMLGDEYDDFIKSMDETPIFTGIRINTSKVGAKDAVIKEFGELQNVSWCSDGFYADKSKISGNHPYHLAGLFYFQEPSAMSTVSALNIESDDYVLDLCAAPGGKATQAGAFISKNGLLVANEIVKNRANILSDNIDRFGLTNAVVTNETPQKLAEKYVHFFDKIIVDAPCSGEGMFRKEPQAVDEWSVEHTVSCGVRQKHILDCAMKMLKGGGYIVYSTCTFAPEENEQVCAYMLENYNVELVEPNNLDMLSKGRGEWSNSDYDMSKTRRIFPHKNNGEGHFVALFHSLDNYESEVSKPKKTSMTDAEKVYRQFEKEFLNTELDGEFCLFGEQLYLKPKCIDVDKIKVVRNGLNLGIYRKNRFEPSYALCLALKKEDFKNTVDFECDSEELKKYLMGNTVECDKKGWCAVTVNGYPIGWGKASNGILKNHFPKYLRLKR, from the coding sequence ATGAGATTGCCTGAAAAATTTGAGGACAGAATGAAAAAAATGCTCGGAGATGAGTATGATGATTTTATAAAATCAATGGACGAAACTCCAATATTTACGGGAATACGCATAAATACATCAAAAGTCGGTGCAAAAGACGCAGTAATCAAAGAATTTGGTGAACTTCAGAATGTATCTTGGTGCAGCGACGGATTTTATGCGGATAAGTCTAAAATTTCAGGTAATCACCCTTATCACCTTGCGGGACTTTTTTATTTTCAGGAGCCGTCCGCAATGTCAACCGTATCGGCTTTGAATATTGAAAGTGACGATTATGTACTTGATTTGTGTGCCGCACCCGGCGGTAAGGCTACTCAGGCAGGTGCTTTTATCAGCAAAAACGGATTGCTTGTAGCAAATGAAATTGTAAAAAATCGTGCAAATATATTGTCTGACAATATAGACAGATTTGGTTTGACTAATGCAGTAGTCACAAATGAAACACCTCAAAAGCTGGCTGAAAAATATGTGCATTTTTTTGACAAGATTATAGTTGACGCACCGTGCAGCGGTGAGGGAATGTTCAGAAAAGAGCCGCAGGCAGTGGACGAATGGAGTGTTGAACATACGGTTTCGTGCGGCGTAAGACAGAAACATATACTTGATTGTGCAATGAAAATGCTTAAAGGCGGCGGATATATTGTGTATTCAACGTGCACATTTGCACCGGAGGAAAATGAGCAGGTGTGTGCGTATATGCTTGAAAATTATAATGTGGAACTTGTAGAACCGAATAATCTTGATATGCTGTCTAAAGGCAGAGGGGAGTGGTCAAATTCCGACTATGATATGAGCAAAACGCGAAGAATTTTTCCTCATAAAAATAACGGTGAGGGACATTTTGTGGCACTGTTTCACAGTTTGGACAATTATGAAAGTGAAGTAAGTAAGCCTAAAAAAACAAGTATGACGGATGCCGAAAAGGTGTACAGACAATTTGAAAAAGAGTTTTTGAATACAGAACTTGACGGTGAATTTTGTCTGTTTGGAGAACAGCTTTACTTGAAACCGAAATGTATTGACGTTGATAAAATTAAGGTTGTCAGAAACGGTCTTAATCTCGGAATATATCGTAAAAACAGATTTGAGCCGTCATATGCGTTGTGTTTGGCACTTAAAAAAGAAGATTTTAAGAATACCGTTGATTTTGAATGTGACAGTGAAGAACTTAAAAAGTATCTTATGGGTAATACAGTCGAATGTGATAAAAAAGGTTGGTGTGCCGTAACTGTAAACGGTTATCCGATAGGTTGGGGAAAAGCGTCAAACGGAATACTGAAAAATCATTTTCCTAAATATTTGAGATTGAAAAGATAG